Proteins encoded together in one Thermococcus sp. EP1 window:
- a CDS encoding radical SAM protein yields MIIAIIDGYTDEPAGLGVPPYLGIYPRYAYGAIKKANKNAQVFYLTIDDLRFTYEGEQGIKTRNKTPNVLKTKEILEKADIIIYIGGLHTPGKYLSAVPSQVEEVAKFIKHLKCIKILGGPAFMGSAHGGGTKISSKELMLAQTVFDHIVYGDLEAFLYDFFKNPKEADPLRFRTYEELKDYALLGAEVVRQFPDYPHFVIVEIETQRGCPKAAGIGGCSFCTEPVRYKTIEDRPIKDIIEEIQILYNLGVRHFRIGRQSCIFSYMAKPNDRVPIPNPKALEDLFRGIRDAAPLIKTLHVDNANPAIIANYPKESIKIAKAIIKYGTPGNVVAFGLETADPKVAKLNNLNSTPDEAYEAVKILNDVGAKRGYNGMPWLLPGINILFGLPGETKKTYELTYEFLKRILDDGLLVRRINIRQVVVFPGTPLWHMREKVKIEKHKKLIQHYKYKIRHEIDYPMLKRLVPVGTILREVRAEVFDNGLTYGRQIGSYPLIVGIPKEIELNKLYNVVIVGHGFRSITGIPIPVNINIESSKVLSYLPGLGKKRIIRILAQRPFKNKEEFLKMLDPREREFYEKIIKI; encoded by the coding sequence ATGATAATTGCCATAATTGACGGTTATACAGACGAGCCAGCTGGCCTTGGTGTACCTCCTTATCTGGGAATCTACCCCCGATATGCTTATGGGGCTATAAAAAAGGCTAATAAAAATGCCCAAGTTTTCTACCTCACTATAGATGATCTCCGTTTTACATATGAAGGAGAGCAAGGGATAAAAACACGGAACAAGACCCCTAATGTATTAAAAACTAAGGAGATCCTAGAAAAAGCCGATATTATTATTTACATCGGTGGGCTCCATACTCCAGGCAAGTACTTATCTGCAGTGCCATCCCAAGTAGAAGAAGTTGCAAAATTCATAAAGCACCTTAAATGTATTAAAATACTTGGTGGCCCAGCTTTTATGGGTTCTGCTCATGGAGGAGGAACAAAGATAAGCTCAAAAGAACTCATGCTTGCACAGACGGTTTTTGATCACATCGTCTATGGTGATCTGGAAGCTTTTCTTTACGACTTCTTTAAAAACCCTAAAGAAGCAGACCCTCTTAGATTCAGAACTTATGAAGAGCTTAAAGATTATGCTCTTCTAGGAGCTGAGGTGGTGAGACAATTTCCGGACTATCCCCATTTCGTGATAGTCGAAATTGAGACCCAAAGGGGATGTCCAAAAGCTGCAGGTATTGGAGGATGTAGTTTCTGTACTGAGCCTGTGAGGTACAAAACAATTGAAGACAGACCCATCAAAGACATTATAGAGGAGATTCAAATCCTCTATAATCTGGGAGTGAGACACTTTAGGATTGGGAGACAAAGCTGTATATTTTCCTATATGGCAAAACCAAATGACAGAGTGCCCATCCCAAACCCTAAGGCACTTGAAGATTTATTTAGAGGAATTAGAGATGCAGCACCCCTGATAAAGACCCTCCATGTCGATAATGCAAATCCTGCTATAATAGCAAACTACCCCAAGGAAAGTATTAAGATAGCAAAGGCCATCATAAAATATGGAACTCCCGGGAATGTTGTTGCCTTTGGACTTGAAACTGCTGATCCAAAAGTGGCAAAACTCAATAATCTAAATTCCACGCCAGATGAAGCTTATGAAGCTGTTAAAATCCTAAATGATGTTGGAGCAAAGAGAGGTTATAATGGAATGCCATGGCTTTTACCTGGAATAAACATTCTATTTGGGTTGCCAGGAGAGACTAAAAAAACATATGAGCTTACATATGAATTTTTGAAAAGAATCCTTGATGATGGCCTCTTGGTGAGAAGAATTAATATTAGACAAGTAGTTGTCTTCCCCGGTACTCCTCTCTGGCATATGCGAGAAAAAGTTAAGATTGAGAAGCACAAAAAGTTAATTCAGCACTATAAATACAAAATAAGACATGAGATAGACTATCCAATGCTCAAACGTTTGGTTCCTGTGGGTACGATTTTGAGAGAAGTCAGGGCGGAAGTTTTTGATAATGGTCTAACTTATGGCAGGCAGATAGGAAGTTACCCTCTTATAGTAGGAATTCCAAAGGAGATAGAACTCAATAAGCTCTATAATGTGGTAATAGTTGGTCATGGATTTAGAAGCATAACGGGAATTCCGATTCCAGTGAATATCAATATCGAAAGCTCCAAAGTGCTCAGTTATCTTCCAGGGCTCGGCAAGAAGAGAATAATTAGGATTCTCGCACAAAGACCCTTTAAGAACAAGGAAGAATTTCTAAAAATGTTAGATCCCAGAGAAAGGGAATTCTACGAAAAGATCATAAAAATCTAA
- the amrS gene encoding AmmeMemoRadiSam system radical SAM enzyme yields the protein MREAMYWEPLEGNRVRCHLCPLNCIVSEGQRGSCRIRKNINGKLYTLNYGKVSSMAADPIEKKPLYHFHPGSCAFSIGTVGCNMHCIHCQNWEISQADERFPYLENATSEAIVRLAKHYNCESIAYTYNEPTIWYEFVLDTAKLAKNEGLNNILVTNGYINEAPFRELAPYIDAMNIDIKAFSDEFYRKVAKVPSIEPSKRTAIIAKREFGIHVELTYLIIPTLNDKEEEIRSFARWVIKELGDDTPVHFSRFFPHYELLSLPPTPVRTIEKAYRIAREEGLKFVYTGNVPGHEGEHTYCPKCGKPLIVRWGFTIEEYHIKDGKCEYCGEPISIIGGHKKRHYRGMWW from the coding sequence ATGAGAGAAGCGATGTATTGGGAACCCCTTGAGGGAAATAGGGTGAGATGTCATTTGTGTCCTTTGAATTGTATTGTTAGTGAAGGGCAAAGGGGCTCATGTAGGATTAGAAAAAATATTAATGGGAAACTCTATACACTCAATTATGGGAAAGTTTCTTCCATGGCTGCGGATCCAATAGAGAAAAAACCTCTTTATCATTTTCATCCCGGTTCGTGCGCTTTCTCGATAGGTACAGTTGGGTGCAACATGCATTGTATCCATTGTCAAAACTGGGAGATAAGTCAAGCTGATGAGAGATTTCCGTATTTGGAAAATGCTACTTCTGAAGCTATAGTTCGATTAGCTAAACACTATAACTGTGAAAGCATAGCTTATACTTATAATGAGCCGACGATATGGTATGAGTTTGTTCTTGATACGGCAAAGTTGGCTAAAAACGAAGGATTGAACAATATTCTAGTGACAAATGGCTACATTAATGAGGCTCCTTTTAGAGAATTAGCTCCCTATATAGATGCAATGAACATAGATATCAAGGCATTTAGTGATGAATTTTATAGAAAAGTGGCAAAGGTTCCAAGTATTGAGCCAAGCAAGAGAACAGCAATTATAGCAAAGAGAGAATTTGGAATTCATGTAGAACTTACTTACCTCATTATTCCAACGCTTAACGATAAAGAGGAAGAAATTAGAAGCTTTGCGAGATGGGTAATTAAAGAACTTGGTGATGACACGCCTGTCCACTTTTCTCGTTTCTTTCCTCATTATGAGCTTCTATCTTTACCCCCAACCCCAGTAAGGACAATTGAGAAGGCTTATCGTATAGCAAGAGAGGAGGGACTAAAATTTGTATACACAGGCAACGTCCCGGGCCATGAAGGCGAGCATACATATTGTCCAAAATGTGGAAAACCTTTAATAGTTCGGTGGGGCTTTACCATAGAAGAGTATCACATAAAAGATGGAAAATGTGAATACTGTGGTGAACCAATATCAATAATTGGAGGACACAAAAAACGACATTATAGAGGAATGTGGTGGTAA
- a CDS encoding ABC transporter permease, with protein sequence MSFIRKFGAIYKTDIKLLRRDPMLLYSVTMTLILLLIIRYFKDRIGLYYPLLALLGLIFIPMIFGMIPGFMMADEKEDKTIQALQVIPISSEAFLIYRLTWASLITVVLAAVAPYILDIEIPQKGLLTLMALFLLEVWIYGLIITIFSESRMQAITVSKIIGWFLMLPPVIKLVVLWRNLSTDWSKFTAFLPTYWLYKVFDGIPINDYSDFPMALAVHLAWLLPLVLLFKRKVL encoded by the coding sequence ATGAGTTTTATTAGAAAGTTTGGAGCTATTTATAAGACAGACATCAAGCTGTTAAGGAGAGACCCAATGCTCCTTTATAGTGTAACGATGACTTTAATTTTACTCCTAATTATCCGCTACTTCAAAGATCGCATTGGGCTCTATTACCCCCTTTTGGCTCTTTTGGGGCTGATATTCATACCCATGATATTCGGCATGATTCCAGGTTTTATGATGGCTGATGAAAAGGAAGACAAAACAATACAAGCTTTACAAGTAATCCCAATATCTAGCGAAGCTTTTTTAATCTACAGACTTACCTGGGCCTCACTGATAACAGTGGTTCTAGCTGCTGTGGCACCATACATCCTTGATATAGAGATACCTCAGAAGGGCCTTCTAACTTTAATGGCACTTTTCCTCCTTGAGGTATGGATCTATGGTCTGATCATCACGATATTCTCAGAATCGAGGATGCAGGCGATAACGGTGTCAAAAATAATTGGTTGGTTTCTTATGCTTCCACCAGTGATTAAGCTTGTTGTTCTCTGGAGAAACCTCTCGACAGATTGGAGCAAGTTTACTGCCTTTTTACCAACTTACTGGCTTTACAAGGTCTTTGATGGAATTCCTATCAATGACTACAGTGACTTTCCTATGGCTCTCGCAGTTCACTTAGCTTGGCTCCTTCCGTTGGTTTTGTTGTTTAAAAGGAAGGTTCTCTGA
- a CDS encoding ABC transporter permease: MIGRLVRTNLIIGVRSYVYPIYILIALAYGLMLLAFPEQYLPTMVPIFLIIEPSLVGFMFVGTEIFAEKKDGAIGALAVTPIEWRSYILAKTFLLSILSIVGAVLIMAIGTRSLSGIPYVVIGTFFVSIVYTLLGIGISARYRDLDDYFVPMLGVMIVSLLPFVHYHGYLTHEVWKILYVIPSYPALHFFKAPFEEISRNTLTWSASGLVIWAVVAYYIARIRFYKYAVEGVR, encoded by the coding sequence ATGATCGGAAGGTTGGTAAGGACAAACCTAATTATTGGTGTGAGGAGCTATGTATACCCAATTTACATACTGATAGCGTTAGCATATGGATTGATGCTCTTGGCTTTTCCAGAGCAATATCTCCCGACGATGGTACCTATATTCCTTATCATTGAGCCGAGTCTTGTTGGTTTTATGTTCGTTGGTACCGAGATATTTGCTGAAAAGAAGGATGGTGCAATCGGAGCTTTAGCGGTAACTCCAATAGAATGGAGGAGCTACATACTTGCCAAGACCTTTCTACTAAGTATACTCTCGATAGTTGGAGCAGTGCTGATAATGGCCATAGGTACGCGCTCCCTCAGTGGGATCCCCTATGTGGTAATTGGTACATTCTTTGTCTCCATAGTCTATACACTCCTCGGCATAGGGATTTCTGCTAGATATCGAGATTTAGATGACTACTTCGTGCCAATGCTTGGGGTCATGATAGTATCACTTCTCCCATTCGTTCACTATCATGGTTACCTAACCCATGAAGTATGGAAAATCCTCTACGTTATACCAAGCTATCCGGCACTTCACTTCTTCAAAGCACCCTTTGAGGAGATCTCGAGAAATACATTAACGTGGTCAGCATCAGGCTTGGTAATCTGGGCGGTTGTAGCGTACTACATAGCTAGAATAAGGTTTTACAAGTATGCTGTGGAGGGAGTAAGATGA
- a CDS encoding ABC transporter ATP-binding protein, which yields MAVIEVKNVRKYYGDVRGVENLSFEVEEGEIYGFLGPNGAGKTTTVKILVKIIKDHTGDIKVFGKDLRKWGKDYYNKIGVSFEFPAVYSRLTALENLQFFASFYKKHLDPIEVLKMVGLDKEADQLVAEFSKGMKKKLDLARALLPDPEIFFLDEPLEGLDPASARKIKDLFLEMRENGKTIFLTTHNMYVADELCDRVAFIVDGAVRLVDNPSELKVKMGKRLVKVEYVAGGDISVKEFPLENIGQNEEFLNIIKTHEIRRINTEEPTLEEIFLKVTGRRLV from the coding sequence ATGGCAGTGATTGAAGTTAAAAATGTTAGGAAGTATTACGGTGATGTTAGAGGTGTAGAGAATCTTAGCTTTGAGGTTGAAGAAGGAGAAATCTACGGCTTTTTGGGACCAAACGGAGCAGGGAAAACTACAACGGTGAAAATTTTAGTAAAGATTATTAAAGATCATACAGGGGATATCAAAGTCTTTGGCAAAGACTTGAGAAAATGGGGCAAAGATTACTATAATAAAATTGGTGTTTCCTTTGAGTTTCCCGCAGTTTACTCCCGTCTTACTGCTCTTGAAAATCTTCAGTTCTTCGCAAGCTTTTACAAAAAGCATCTTGATCCTATTGAAGTCCTCAAAATGGTGGGACTTGATAAGGAAGCAGACCAGCTCGTTGCGGAGTTTTCCAAAGGTATGAAGAAGAAGCTTGATCTTGCAAGAGCGTTACTCCCTGATCCAGAAATATTTTTCCTTGATGAACCCCTTGAGGGTCTTGATCCAGCAAGTGCTAGGAAAATCAAAGATTTATTCTTGGAGATGAGAGAGAATGGGAAAACAATTTTCCTTACCACTCACAACATGTATGTTGCTGATGAGCTCTGTGATAGAGTTGCGTTCATTGTCGATGGTGCTGTGAGGCTTGTAGATAACCCAAGTGAGCTTAAAGTAAAGATGGGTAAGCGGCTTGTTAAGGTAGAATATGTTGCTGGTGGAGACATTAGTGTGAAAGAGTTCCCCCTCGAAAACATTGGCCAGAATGAGGAGTTCCTCAACATCATCAAAACCCACGAGATCAGAAGGATAAACACCGAAGAGCCCACACTTGAGGAGATATTCCTCAAGGTGACAGGGAGGAGACTTGTATGA
- a CDS encoding helix-turn-helix domain-containing protein produces MLMKRIKFKVPLDQEMFVMFKEFLEAIEWGYGDTYFILDDEVIKITEVKFKEGINPEEIIENLRKLAHVKELRLIPKNGHYLLYAKINIKSIPYPTEDVKRILELQKKGLVIFEKGTFDGFSIVLVVTCEDSLLSEVISTLKEVYKGSVLSVEEYTPENTPLSKLSKRQREVLLLAYKSGYFDEPKRVTLRDLAQMLDLSPSTVKEHLRKAQKKVLEEVMGE; encoded by the coding sequence ATGCTTATGAAAAGAATAAAGTTCAAAGTTCCACTTGATCAAGAAATGTTTGTTATGTTCAAGGAGTTTCTTGAAGCTATAGAATGGGGCTATGGGGATACCTACTTTATACTTGACGATGAAGTCATTAAAATAACAGAAGTCAAGTTCAAAGAAGGTATAAACCCAGAAGAAATTATTGAAAACCTTAGAAAGCTTGCTCATGTGAAAGAGCTGAGATTGATACCAAAAAATGGCCATTACCTGCTTTATGCTAAAATTAATATTAAGAGTATCCCTTATCCAACAGAGGATGTCAAAAGGATCCTTGAGCTCCAAAAGAAAGGTCTTGTGATATTTGAAAAGGGTACTTTTGACGGGTTTTCAATTGTTCTGGTTGTAACTTGTGAAGATTCTCTCCTCAGTGAAGTGATTTCTACCCTTAAAGAGGTTTACAAAGGAAGTGTCTTGAGTGTTGAAGAGTATACACCAGAAAATACGCCTCTTTCAAAGCTAAGCAAGAGACAGCGTGAAGTGCTTCTCTTAGCTTACAAAAGCGGTTACTTTGACGAGCCAAAGCGTGTAACTTTAAGAGATCTTGCCCAGATGCTTGATCTGAGTCCATCAACAGTGAAAGAACATTTAAGGAAGGCGCAGAAGAAGGTGCTTGAGGAAGTTATGGGTGAATGA
- a CDS encoding thiamine-phosphate kinase, which translates to MEREIIELFMRHLKLQGDLPLGDDAGAIKWESGWLVVTNDMLVRTTDVPDIMTPEQVGFKVFTMNVSDVAAMGATPIGFLFSIGVPRDFEMEYLEGISRGIAKASEFYRTPIISADTNEACDLIIDGIALGKTKRLLTRSGAKIGDLVCVTGDIGRALAGLKVYFENLEIEERTRKVLYEKLLEPKARVKEGQILAKYANSAIDISDGMSKELHLIAKMSGVKILIDSEKLPIRQEVFEVAEPLGLDPIEIALASGEEFELIFMIPEEHLDKLDFDFVVIGKVEEGEGVYLRRNGKIKKMPILGWEHLTKS; encoded by the coding sequence GTGGAGCGTGAGATAATAGAACTCTTCATGAGACACCTTAAACTTCAGGGAGATCTACCTTTAGGAGACGATGCTGGTGCGATAAAATGGGAAAGTGGATGGTTAGTGGTCACAAATGACATGTTAGTGCGGACTACAGATGTTCCTGATATAATGACACCTGAACAGGTAGGATTTAAGGTCTTCACAATGAATGTTAGTGATGTTGCAGCCATGGGTGCAACACCAATAGGATTTCTGTTTTCCATTGGAGTTCCAAGAGATTTTGAGATGGAGTATTTAGAAGGGATTTCAAGGGGAATTGCTAAGGCATCTGAGTTTTATAGAACACCAATAATAAGTGCTGATACAAATGAAGCCTGTGACCTGATAATTGATGGAATAGCTCTTGGAAAGACTAAAAGATTACTTACGAGAAGCGGTGCAAAAATTGGGGACTTGGTCTGCGTTACTGGGGATATCGGGAGAGCTCTGGCCGGGCTTAAAGTGTATTTTGAGAACCTTGAGATAGAAGAGAGGACAAGAAAGGTGCTTTACGAGAAGCTTTTGGAGCCAAAGGCGAGGGTTAAAGAGGGCCAAATTTTGGCAAAGTATGCAAATTCCGCTATAGACATAAGTGACGGTATGAGTAAAGAATTGCACCTGATAGCAAAGATGAGCGGCGTTAAAATTTTAATCGATTCAGAAAAACTCCCTATAAGGCAAGAAGTCTTTGAAGTTGCTGAGCCCTTAGGTTTAGATCCTATTGAGATTGCCTTAGCGTCTGGAGAAGAGTTTGAGCTCATCTTTATGATTCCTGAGGAGCACTTGGATAAGCTTGACTTTGATTTCGTGGTGATTGGAAAGGTTGAGGAGGGAGAGGGGGTTTATTTAAGGAGAAATGGAAAAATCAAAAAGATGCCGATTTTAGGATGGGAGCATCTAACGAAATCCTAA
- a CDS encoding galactokinase: protein MSKITMLRVQSPGRVNLIGEHTDYTLGYVMPMAVNLYTVLEGERDENVNIYSDYFREWRSFTLNELKKENSWIDYIKAIYWVLLKKKYEIRGIKGRVYGDLPLGAGLSSSASFELATLAFLNRAYNLHLPLRDMALMAQEAENKFVGVPCGILDQFAITFGKKNHVIFLDTDTLEYEYIPFPKDVSVVVFYTGIKRELASSAYAERRQIAEEVLRILGKRTSKEVNESDLTHLPSFYRRFFGYIIRENRRVIQVRRALRKGDIIEVGEILTRAHRDIARNYAVSCEELDFFVNKAIELGAYGARLTGAGFGGSAIALVEEEKAKEFGEAILREYKKKFPWNAKYFIVKPSDGVK, encoded by the coding sequence ATCTCTAAGATAACCATGTTGAGGGTACAATCCCCAGGAAGGGTTAATCTGATAGGAGAACACACCGATTATACGCTTGGTTACGTAATGCCTATGGCAGTTAATCTTTACACTGTCCTTGAAGGAGAAAGAGACGAAAATGTGAACATTTACTCGGATTATTTTAGAGAATGGCGTTCTTTTACACTTAATGAGCTTAAAAAAGAAAATTCTTGGATAGATTATATCAAAGCAATCTACTGGGTACTACTGAAGAAAAAATACGAAATTCGAGGTATTAAAGGACGAGTTTATGGAGATTTGCCCCTTGGAGCTGGCTTAAGTTCTTCTGCAAGTTTTGAATTAGCAACACTGGCTTTTTTAAACAGAGCATACAATCTGCACCTCCCTCTGCGGGATATGGCATTAATGGCCCAAGAGGCAGAAAACAAGTTTGTTGGAGTACCATGCGGGATATTGGATCAGTTTGCAATTACTTTTGGCAAAAAGAATCATGTGATTTTTCTAGACACTGACACTTTAGAGTATGAGTACATTCCATTCCCGAAAGATGTTAGTGTTGTGGTGTTTTACACGGGTATCAAGAGAGAACTGGCCTCTTCTGCCTATGCCGAAAGAAGACAAATTGCAGAGGAAGTTTTGCGGATTTTAGGTAAGAGAACTTCCAAAGAAGTTAATGAGAGCGATCTAACACACCTCCCTTCATTCTATCGTCGCTTCTTTGGATACATCATACGAGAAAACAGGCGAGTTATACAAGTTAGACGGGCTTTGAGAAAAGGTGATATCATTGAAGTAGGTGAAATTCTCACACGAGCCCATAGGGATATTGCAAGAAACTACGCTGTAAGCTGTGAAGAGCTGGATTTCTTTGTGAATAAAGCTATTGAACTCGGAGCTTATGGTGCAAGACTGACTGGAGCGGGTTTTGGAGGATCTGCTATAGCCTTAGTTGAAGAGGAAAAAGCAAAAGAATTCGGGGAGGCTATCCTAAGAGAATACAAAAAGAAGTTCCCATGGAATGCAAAGTACTTCATCGTAAAGCCTTCCGATGGGGTGAAATAA
- a CDS encoding hydrolase — MRALVFHGNLQYAEIPKNEIPTVIEKAYFSVISKLIKAEIPFGLNITGYTLEILPNEIISLIKEGIEVGLIEILGTSYTHAILPLLPLDRVEAQVQKDKEVKEEILDTSPKGFWLPELAYDPIIPAILRDHQYEYLFADGEAMLFSNHLNSAIRPIKPLYPHLIRAQRGEGFVYLNYLLGLQELKRAVKLAFSGKVTLAAVKEIDAVPVWVAINTTIILGIGKFPLMNPKKAASWIKEKDEILLYGTDIEFLGYRDISGYKMDIDALLMLLDHLNDRICPPSELKHSGRRLYLRTSSWAPDKSLDIWTKDEGNARLNMLSIGLDGELAFFAENSDARGWEPLVERRLDAFKAIYESWRGENEKS, encoded by the coding sequence GTGAGAGCATTGGTTTTCCATGGGAATTTACAATATGCAGAGATTCCAAAAAATGAAATTCCTACAGTTATTGAGAAAGCGTATTTTTCCGTTATCTCAAAGTTAATTAAAGCTGAAATTCCCTTTGGTCTTAATATAACTGGTTACACTCTTGAAATCCTTCCCAATGAAATAATTTCTCTAATCAAAGAAGGCATTGAAGTTGGTTTAATTGAAATCCTCGGAACCAGTTACACCCACGCAATTTTGCCCCTCCTTCCTCTTGACCGAGTTGAAGCACAGGTACAGAAAGACAAAGAAGTTAAGGAAGAAATCCTAGACACTTCTCCAAAAGGCTTCTGGCTTCCAGAGCTAGCCTATGATCCAATAATTCCCGCAATACTGAGAGACCATCAATATGAATATTTATTTGCAGACGGTGAAGCAATGTTGTTCTCAAATCATCTAAATTCTGCAATAAGACCTATAAAACCCCTTTATCCTCACCTTATACGAGCCCAACGGGGAGAGGGGTTTGTGTATCTCAATTATCTTCTTGGTCTTCAAGAGCTGAAAAGAGCAGTTAAATTAGCTTTTAGTGGTAAAGTGACTCTTGCAGCAGTTAAAGAGATCGACGCAGTTCCAGTATGGGTAGCCATAAATACCACCATAATACTTGGAATCGGAAAGTTTCCATTAATGAATCCAAAGAAAGCAGCCTCTTGGATAAAGGAAAAAGATGAAATACTTCTGTATGGCACAGACATAGAGTTTCTTGGCTATCGCGATATTTCAGGCTATAAAATGGATATTGATGCTCTCTTAATGCTCCTTGATCATCTCAATGATAGGATATGCCCGCCTTCGGAGCTTAAGCACAGTGGAAGAAGACTCTACCTAAGAACCTCAAGCTGGGCCCCAGACAAGAGTTTGGACATATGGACCAAAGATGAAGGCAATGCACGATTAAATATGCTCTCCATAGGATTAGATGGAGAATTAGCATTCTTTGCAGAGAACAGCGATGCCAGAGGGTGGGAACCTCTTGTCGAAAGAAGACTAGATGCATTTAAAGCAATTTATGAGTCCTGGAGGGGTGAGAATGAGAAATCTTAG
- a CDS encoding MFS transporter, giving the protein MRNLRRKISIVLLVLMAAFLMADQNLLPPNYQQIMEEFGITETQMGLVSTIFVATSALITIVWGFLSDIGQRKKLLVIGVLLGEIPCFLTAYVQNYYQLLAMRFLTGIGIGSIIPIGYSLIADMFEEEKRGRGYAYIETAFGFGTLFGMIVAGLIASWRPPFIIAAVPNFVLAPLFYIIAEEPKRGEGEKELKEVLEKGYEYTYRLNKEVIKKSLKTRTNILIFIQGIIGTVPWGVIMYWLVSFFIVTRGMDKSTATFVLLLVGVSTVIGSLLGGFAGDYFEARQKGGRAVITGLAIFFGMIAAIGIILYPLPSKLSLIHWIGLAIYSLLLIQFVSYAGPNVRAIVSQVNLPEDRGTVFGLFNILDNVGKATGPLFGGFLIEALREMGYSDALAYKYTLLIGSLFWIPCAAVWLWIRKSYPEDRDAVKEILKKRAEELSRAF; this is encoded by the coding sequence ATGAGAAATCTTAGAAGGAAGATCTCAATTGTATTGCTCGTACTGATGGCAGCTTTTTTGATGGCTGATCAGAATCTTCTGCCTCCAAATTACCAGCAAATAATGGAGGAATTTGGAATTACTGAAACACAAATGGGCCTTGTTTCAACGATTTTTGTAGCCACAAGTGCCCTGATAACAATAGTTTGGGGTTTCTTATCTGACATAGGACAGAGAAAAAAGCTCCTTGTTATTGGAGTCCTTCTCGGAGAGATTCCATGCTTTCTAACAGCCTATGTTCAAAACTACTATCAGTTACTGGCAATGCGGTTTTTAACTGGTATCGGAATAGGCTCTATAATTCCCATAGGGTACTCCTTAATAGCAGACATGTTTGAAGAAGAAAAGAGAGGAAGAGGATACGCATATATCGAAACCGCATTTGGATTCGGTACTCTCTTCGGTATGATAGTAGCAGGACTTATAGCCAGCTGGAGACCACCTTTTATAATTGCAGCCGTACCAAACTTTGTTCTAGCCCCCCTATTTTATATAATAGCAGAAGAACCCAAACGAGGAGAAGGAGAAAAAGAACTTAAGGAGGTTCTGGAAAAGGGCTATGAGTACACGTACCGACTGAATAAAGAAGTTATCAAAAAATCCCTTAAAACGAGGACTAATATCCTCATATTCATCCAGGGAATAATAGGCACTGTTCCATGGGGAGTTATAATGTACTGGCTTGTCTCGTTCTTTATAGTCACGAGAGGTATGGACAAAAGCACAGCTACCTTTGTACTCCTGCTGGTAGGAGTCTCAACCGTTATAGGGAGCCTTTTAGGAGGATTTGCAGGCGATTACTTTGAAGCACGACAAAAAGGTGGAAGGGCTGTAATTACCGGGCTTGCAATATTCTTTGGAATGATAGCTGCCATAGGCATAATTCTATATCCCCTCCCCAGCAAATTAAGCTTGATTCACTGGATTGGACTTGCAATATATTCACTCCTCTTAATCCAATTTGTCTCATATGCAGGACCAAACGTAAGGGCCATAGTGTCACAAGTTAATCTTCCCGAAGATAGAGGAACCGTGTTTGGTCTCTTTAACATCCTTGACAATGTAGGTAAAGCCACAGGTCCCTTGTTTGGTGGATTTTTAATTGAGGCCTTAAGAGAGATGGGATATTCCGATGCACTAGCTTACAAATATACACTCTTAATAGGAAGTCTCTTCTGGATTCCGTGTGCAGCAGTCTGGCTCTGGATACGGAAAAGCTATCCAGAAGATAGAGATGCTGTAAAAGAAATACTCAAGAAGAGAGCCGAAGAGCTCTCAAGGGCCTTTTAA